The Lemur catta isolate mLemCat1 chromosome X, mLemCat1.pri, whole genome shotgun sequence genome has a window encoding:
- the PWWP3B gene encoding PWWP domain-containing DNA repair factor 3B, which yields MDAEYVLCNWKDQLWPAKVLSRSEISSNSKRKKAYSLEVQILSLDEKIKVESTETKILNKSQIEAIASSLAVQSEVSAPPAEETAYGRALKVALDILNEKTNLSESSISDEEETSILFENALQKLSDSPPHKKYRKHEEDLPKYLEESENSPYLLISSESDDSLYDDKSKVHTTVDTITGEIDTKSSQNSSWYQTFPSLSDDDDEKEDKKKISISTVVSVHSPVKEEDTCVKDEKFVPSSPSDILIVPKALKEDTQAICPETLAVSSECSVLSENVEDPGEGLSNPCSVLSENVEDPGEGPSNPCSVLSENVEDPGEGPSNPCFDASDNQPSMESEMGAATSTESCSWESQPSCSASNPVLDYSLPANNERNLQRPDFEEPREEVQASDTSLPQDPVNASLLDDSEEDEELPRFLLRYEPRSFETGMIVWFKYQKYPFWPAVVKSIRRKERKASVLFVEANMNSEKKGIRVTFRRLKKFDCKEKQTLVDKAREEYSESIDWCISLICDYRVRIGCGSFSGSFLEYYAADISYPLRKVIKKDTFRSMFPKLHNENTGESMVVTSQTKKMSFQKILPDRMKAARDRANKNLVDFIVNAKGTESHLLAILKGKKGSRWLKSFLNANRFMPCIETYFEDEDQLDEVVKYLQEVYKQIDERMLTRIKDDKIKFILEVLLPEAIICSISAVDGLDYKAAEAKYLKGPSLGYRERELYDSKIIFEKRRRPLTNEAR from the coding sequence ATGGATGCCGAGTATGTCCTATGCAATTGGAAAGACCAACTATGGCCAGCAAAAGTTTTGTCCAGATCTGAAATTTCATcaaacagtaagagaaaaaagGCATATTCCCTAGAAGTTCAAATACTCTCattagatgaaaaaattaaagtggaGAGCACAGAAACAAAGATCCTAAATAAATCTCAAATCGAAGCCATTGCCTCCTCACTAGCAGTACAGTCAGAGGTCAGTGCTCCACCTGCAGAGGAAACGGCCTATGGAAGAGCCCTAAAAGTGGCACTGGATATtctgaatgagaaaacaaatttgagtGAATCAAGCATTTCAGATGAAGAGGAGACCAGTATACTGTTTGAAAATGCACTACAAAAACTGTCTGATTCACCCCCTCATAAAAAGTATCGAAAGCATGAAGAGGACTTACCAAAGTATCTTGAAGAGAGTGAAAACTCACCATACCTGTTGATATCTTCAGAGAGTGATGATTCCCTGTATGATGACAAATCAAAGGTACATACAACCGTTGATACTATTACAGGTGAAATTGACACAAAGTCATCACAAAACTCTAGCTGGTACCAGACTTTCCCTTCACTttcagatgatgatgatgagaaagaagacaagaaaaagattAGTATCTCAACAGTTGTGTCTGTACACTCCCCAGTCAAAGAGGAGGATACATGTGTTAAAGACGAAAAGTTTGTTCCATCTTCACCATCAGATATCCTCATTGTGCCCAAAGCTTTGAAAGAGGATACACAAGCTATCTGCCCAGAGACCCTGGCTGTTTCCTCTGAATGCTCTGTGCTCTCAGAGAATGTTGAGGATCCTGGAGAGGGTCTCTCAAATCCATGCTCTGTGCTCTCAGAGAATGTTGAGGATCCTGGAGAGGGTCCCTCAAATCCATGCTCTGTGCTCTCAGAGAATGTTGAGGATCCTGGAGAGGGTCCCTCAAATCCATGCTTTGATGCCAGCGACAATCAACCTTCCATGGAATCAGAGATGGGTGCTGCGACATCCACTGAGAGTTGTTCATGGGAAAGCCAGCCTTCTTGTAGTGCTTCTAATCCTGTCTTGGATTATTCACTTCCGGCGAATAATGAAAGAAATCTTCAGAGACCAGATTTTGAGGAACCTAGGGAAGAAGTTCAAGCTTCTGACACATCATTGCCTCAAGATCCTGTTAATGCTTCCTTGTTAGATGACAGTGAGGAAGATGAAGAACTTCCACGCTTCCTTTTGCGTTATGAGCCACGTTCATTTGAAACAGGAATGATAGTCTggtttaaatatcaaaaataccCATTTTGGCCAGCAGTGGTAAAAAGCATCAGACGAAAAGAGAGGAAAGCGAGTGTGCTTTTTGTTGAGGCAAACATGAATTCTGAAAAGAAAGGCATTAGAGTAACTTTTAGAAGATTAAAGAAATTTGATTGTAAAGAGAAACAAACACTAGTGGATAAAGCCAGGGAGGAGTACAGTGAAAGTATTGACTGGTGCATTTCACTAATTTGTGACTACAGAGTTAGAATAGGTTGTGGCTCCTTTTCAGGCTCTTTCCTTGAGTATTATGCTGCTGACATTAGCTATCCACTTAGGAAAGTAATCAAAAAGGATACCTTCAGGAGCATGTTTCCAAAGCTCCATAACGAGAATACTGGGGAATCCATGGTTGTGACTTCCCAGACCAAGAAAATGTCCTTCCAGAAAATTCTCCCTGATCGGATGAAGGCTGCTCGGGACCGAGCTAACAAGAACCTAGTGGACTTcattgtgaatgcaaagggaaCAGAGAGCCATCTTCTGgctattttaaaaggcaaaaaaggatCCAGATGGCTGAAATCATTTTTGAATGCAAACAGGTTCATGCCCTGTATTGAAACATACTTTGAGGATGAAGATCAGTTGGATGAGGTGGTGAAATATTTACAAGAAGTCTACAAACAAATAGATGAAAGAATGCTGACTCGgataaaagatgataaaattaagtTTATCCTGGAAGTTCTTCTGCCAGAAGCAATTATTTGTTCAATCTCTGCTGTTGATGGGTTAGATTACAAGGCAGCTGAAGCAAAGTATCTAAAAGGACCATCTTTAGGCTACAGGGAAAGAGAATTATATGATTCAAAAATCATATTCGAAAAGAGACGGAGACCATTAACAAATGAAGCTCGTTAA